A single Acetomicrobium thermoterrenum DSM 13490 DNA region contains:
- a CDS encoding glycosyltransferase family 9 protein: protein MRIDQNRIERVLVIGLSCLGDMVMASAALWNLRLFLPKAEFTLWVGPRAIAALSEDPMWDKIRVYDRGGEFSGFKGRLRAIKLMRQGKYDLIVDLRATVMPLFSGARYAPLWGLREVFLPKTLHEAERTLQALASLGIPIRIRQLRFFVPFETKEMVKTKYKDELKDRKLVIFNPGANWPPKRWPVEGFVSLGRRLISEFGAVIGVIGYSEEERALGMEVLKGLQEIDALDLTGKVPLTELGALLGMASLFVTNDTGTLHIGSAVGVPVVGLYGPSSPERYGPWGTRHRVVAPSLPCAPCVGKECVYGDFACMSKIGVDEVFSACAELLA, encoded by the coding sequence TTGCGGATAGATCAGAATAGAATCGAAAGGGTGTTGGTAATAGGCCTTTCATGTCTTGGGGATATGGTTATGGCCTCTGCTGCATTGTGGAACTTGAGGCTTTTTTTGCCGAAGGCCGAATTTACCCTATGGGTAGGCCCTAGGGCAATAGCTGCCCTCTCCGAAGACCCGATGTGGGATAAAATAAGAGTCTACGATAGGGGAGGTGAATTTTCCGGATTCAAAGGGAGATTGAGGGCGATTAAGCTAATGAGGCAGGGGAAATATGACCTGATTGTCGACCTCAGGGCAACTGTAATGCCCCTGTTTTCGGGGGCCCGCTACGCGCCCCTATGGGGTTTGCGGGAGGTATTTTTGCCCAAGACATTACATGAAGCAGAAAGGACTTTGCAGGCCTTAGCGTCTCTTGGCATTCCAATACGGATAAGGCAATTGAGGTTTTTCGTGCCTTTCGAGACGAAAGAAATGGTTAAAACAAAATATAAAGATGAGCTTAAGGATCGAAAACTGGTGATATTTAACCCCGGAGCCAACTGGCCACCTAAGAGATGGCCTGTAGAAGGGTTTGTAAGTTTGGGCAGGCGCTTGATCTCGGAATTCGGTGCCGTAATAGGTGTGATAGGATATTCCGAGGAAGAACGTGCCCTGGGCATGGAAGTTCTGAAGGGGCTGCAAGAGATCGACGCTCTTGATTTAACGGGAAAGGTTCCGCTGACAGAGCTAGGTGCTCTTCTTGGTATGGCCTCCCTTTTCGTTACCAACGACACGGGCACATTGCATATAGGAAGCGCCGTGGGCGTTCCTGTGGTGGGCCTTTATGGGCCATCAAGTCCAGAAAGATATGGCCCTTGGGGGACGAGGCATAGGGTGGTGGCCCCCTCATTGCCCTGCGCGCCCTGTGTCGGAAAAGAGTGTGTATACGGTGATTTTGCATGCATGTCAAAAATAGGTGTTGATGAGGTCTTTAGTGCCTGTGCGGAGCTTTTAGCATGA
- the gmhA gene encoding D-sedoheptulose 7-phosphate isomerase yields the protein MIKFIEDQINDSIELKKMLLSDDLLGCVKMAAELIILAYKGGGKVLFCGNGGSAADAQHLAAELVGRFKRERKALPAMALHANTSALTAIANDYDYSDVFVRQIEAFGRPGDVLVGLSTSGKSANVLKALDYAKKKGLKTIGFTGRKVDEMSSLCDVLLSVPSEDTPRIQEVHMLWGHIICGLVEDGLFDGRK from the coding sequence TTGATCAAATTCATAGAGGATCAGATAAATGATTCCATAGAATTAAAAAAGATGCTCTTGAGCGACGATTTGCTTGGTTGCGTGAAGATGGCGGCTGAGTTGATAATTCTTGCCTATAAAGGCGGAGGCAAGGTTTTGTTTTGCGGAAACGGCGGTTCAGCTGCTGATGCACAGCATTTGGCAGCCGAGCTGGTGGGGAGATTTAAAAGGGAAAGAAAAGCCCTTCCTGCCATGGCCTTGCATGCCAACACAAGCGCGTTGACGGCGATTGCCAATGACTACGACTATTCCGATGTCTTCGTAAGGCAGATCGAGGCCTTTGGTAGGCCTGGGGATGTGCTCGTAGGGCTTTCCACCAGCGGCAAAAGCGCGAATGTATTAAAGGCCTTGGATTATGCGAAAAAGAAGGGTTTAAAGACGATCGGTTTTACCGGTCGAAAGGTGGATGAAATGTCTTCCCTGTGTGACGTCCTTTTGAGCGTGCCATCGGAAGATACGCCCAGAATCCAAGAAGTTCACATGCTTTGGGGGCATATCATCTGTGGTTTGGTGGAGGATGGACTTTTCGATGGAAGAAAATAG
- a CDS encoding nucleotidyltransferase family protein, with translation MEENRSRLAVILAGGLGTRLRGVVSDVPKALAPIAGRPFLDWLLTMLSCRGITKILLLLGYGADKIMAFVEDGSKWNLKATYSLEKEPLDKGGALRNALPYIDEGTFFFMNGDTLLDMDLGEMFDFHVNKSAKLTIAARPWKDLTRVDPLKVNDESKVVSFGEKNVPPEEGGFWLVNGGFYVVDRDIVEELPLRRLSWEKEVVPQLVRRGVVYSFRSDGYFIDIGVPGDYFKAQREIPYILGS, from the coding sequence ATGGAAGAAAATAGAAGTAGATTGGCTGTAATACTAGCCGGCGGTTTGGGAACACGTCTTAGAGGCGTCGTCTCGGACGTTCCCAAGGCCTTGGCGCCTATAGCGGGGAGGCCCTTTTTGGATTGGCTGTTGACCATGTTAAGCTGCAGGGGGATTACAAAAATCCTGCTGCTTCTGGGGTATGGTGCAGATAAGATTATGGCCTTTGTCGAAGATGGGAGCAAATGGAACCTTAAAGCGACTTACAGCCTGGAGAAAGAGCCCTTAGACAAAGGCGGAGCACTGCGAAATGCATTGCCCTATATCGACGAGGGGACTTTTTTCTTCATGAATGGCGATACTTTGCTCGATATGGATTTGGGTGAAATGTTCGATTTCCATGTCAACAAAAGTGCAAAACTGACTATTGCAGCTAGGCCATGGAAGGATCTGACCCGGGTAGATCCCCTGAAGGTCAATGACGAATCCAAGGTAGTATCCTTCGGAGAAAAGAACGTCCCGCCAGAAGAAGGTGGTTTTTGGTTGGTCAACGGGGGTTTTTATGTAGTCGATAGAGATATCGTGGAAGAGCTTCCATTGAGACGCCTGTCCTGGGAGAAGGAGGTTGTTCCGCAATTGGTTCGAAGGGGTGTTGTCTACTCATTCCGTTCGGATGGTTATTTCATAGACATCGGTGTGCCAGGGGACTATTTTAAAGCTCAAAGGGAAATACCTTATATTCTAGGTTCTTAG
- a CDS encoding GDP-mannose 4,6-dehydratase: MKRAFITGIGGFIGSHLAKKMSEVGYEVYGSYFRPTSDVEMVKPYAVKTYNIDVRYKPHLKEALEEVGPDVVYHMAAQSYPMESFKAPSYTMETNVLGTLNLFESLLELGLKSTRIMLASSTAAYGFIDPSETPVKENQPFRPAHVYGVSKATQDLLGFTYFSSYGLDIIRLRIGNCVGPGRKGEVVSDFTYRRAVIELGMTEPVFRVGNLHTKRAFLDVRDAVDCFLSLEKHGRSGEAYNVSGEKPCSIKELLDIVLEGCPVKVEIVVDKNLVREKDEPIYWNDLSKVKEEAGFVQRFSLRQTVEDMVRWWKENLK; this comes from the coding sequence TTGAAAAGAGCATTTATAACTGGAATCGGGGGGTTTATCGGATCTCATCTGGCCAAAAAAATGTCCGAAGTCGGATACGAGGTATACGGATCTTATTTTCGTCCAACTTCTGACGTAGAAATGGTAAAACCCTATGCGGTTAAGACCTACAACATTGACGTAAGATATAAGCCTCATCTTAAAGAGGCTTTAGAGGAAGTCGGCCCCGATGTAGTGTATCACATGGCAGCACAAAGCTATCCCATGGAGTCCTTCAAAGCCCCGTCTTACACAATGGAAACCAACGTCTTGGGAACCTTAAATTTGTTCGAGTCCCTTCTGGAATTGGGTCTGAAATCTACAAGGATCATGCTTGCTTCTTCCACGGCAGCTTACGGATTTATCGATCCTTCCGAAACCCCTGTGAAGGAAAATCAGCCCTTCAGGCCCGCCCACGTATATGGCGTTTCAAAGGCCACACAGGACCTGCTTGGCTTTACCTATTTCAGTTCTTACGGGCTTGATATAATAAGGCTTCGCATTGGAAATTGTGTAGGTCCGGGCAGGAAAGGCGAGGTAGTTTCAGATTTCACATATAGAAGAGCCGTAATCGAGCTTGGAATGACAGAGCCTGTGTTTCGAGTGGGTAACCTCCATACGAAAAGGGCTTTCCTTGACGTAAGAGATGCCGTTGATTGTTTTTTGTCCCTCGAAAAACACGGAAGGAGTGGAGAGGCCTACAATGTTTCGGGAGAGAAGCCGTGCTCGATCAAGGAACTTTTGGATATAGTCCTCGAAGGTTGTCCTGTCAAGGTGGAAATTGTTGTGGACAAAAATCTCGTCCGCGAAAAGGATGAACCCATATACTGGAACGACTTGAGCAAAGTGAAAGAGGAAGCAGGCTTTGTTCAGAGGTTCTCCTTGAGGCAAACGGTTGAAGATATGGTTAGATGGTGGAAGGAAAATTTAAAATAA
- the fliD gene encoding flagellar filament capping protein FliD: MATTNPLFQVTGLASGIDWGTMIDKVMEQERKVTDIWTAEKEKLEFKIDLYNEFSANFKSLRSALTPLKLESTYTAKTAEITNVGSSLDPTSVLSITATPDAEIARYDIEVLQLAKSHSIASKRLDDPTQTIGDLINEFTGGSFTVGSGDNIATIQVTANDTISSLASKINSATTDDGESIGVSAKILDNRLIITSNETGEANAITVTDDDGILNALEIWDGSDFINELQAAQDAKIKIDGLEVKRSGNEISDLIEGLTLKLNGTGHVVTDIVLDAEKAVNAIADFIDAYNAAMDWINIRVSEKPIEDPQEEYQKKIGLLRGDSLLWQTKSRMRSLISDPVATDGVFAMLSQIGITTEATDYGKSGMLEFDVDKFMSAMTTNSDDVAALMTTVMSKMDTFIGNTIDNVPVAVGNTTGTKGRVASQINYLNNRITAIDKRISDFEERLAIKEKGLIEQYSQMEIILSQLTSQANWLSGIVTQLSSFGSGA; encoded by the coding sequence ATGGCTACAACCAACCCTCTCTTTCAGGTAACAGGCTTGGCCTCTGGGATAGATTGGGGCACGATGATCGATAAGGTTATGGAACAGGAGCGCAAGGTCACCGACATTTGGACAGCTGAAAAGGAAAAGCTGGAATTTAAAATAGATCTCTACAACGAATTCAGCGCAAACTTCAAGAGTTTGCGTTCAGCGTTGACACCTCTGAAACTGGAATCTACATACACGGCTAAAACCGCTGAAATTACAAACGTTGGTAGCTCTCTGGACCCCACTTCGGTTTTGAGCATAACGGCAACACCCGATGCGGAAATCGCAAGATACGATATTGAGGTGTTGCAGCTGGCCAAATCCCACAGCATCGCAAGCAAAAGGCTTGACGATCCGACGCAAACCATAGGAGATCTAATAAACGAATTTACCGGGGGAAGTTTTACCGTAGGATCGGGCGACAACATCGCTACAATTCAGGTCACGGCCAACGACACCATCTCCTCTTTGGCATCCAAGATTAATTCAGCCACGACTGACGATGGAGAAAGTATAGGAGTATCGGCTAAGATATTGGATAACAGGTTGATAATTACCAGCAATGAGACGGGAGAGGCTAATGCAATAACGGTTACAGATGACGATGGCATATTAAACGCCCTGGAAATTTGGGATGGATCCGATTTTATCAATGAACTACAAGCAGCACAGGACGCTAAAATTAAAATTGACGGACTCGAAGTCAAAAGATCCGGCAATGAGATTTCCGACCTTATAGAGGGCCTCACTTTAAAGCTCAACGGCACGGGCCATGTCGTGACCGATATAGTATTGGATGCCGAAAAGGCAGTTAACGCCATCGCTGACTTTATTGATGCCTATAATGCGGCCATGGATTGGATAAACATCAGGGTTTCGGAAAAACCTATCGAAGACCCTCAGGAGGAATACCAAAAGAAGATAGGGTTACTCAGAGGAGATTCCCTGTTGTGGCAAACCAAATCCAGAATGCGATCTTTAATCTCTGATCCCGTAGCAACGGACGGCGTGTTTGCAATGCTTTCTCAGATCGGCATTACAACCGAAGCTACCGACTACGGCAAAAGCGGAATGTTGGAATTCGACGTAGACAAGTTTATGAGCGCCATGACCACGAATTCCGATGATGTCGCAGCTTTGATGACAACGGTGATGTCGAAGATGGATACCTTCATCGGAAACACGATAGACAACGTCCCTGTAGCAGTCGGAAACACCACAGGCACCAAAGGACGCGTTGCAAGTCAGATAAATTACCTGAACAATAGAATTACGGCAATAGACAAAAGAATCTCCGATTTTGAAGAACGTCTTGCCATAAAAGAAAAGGGACTAATAGAACAATACAGCCAGATGGAAATCATCCTCTCCCAGCTTACATCGCAGGCCAATTGGCTTTCAGGAATTGTAACTCAATTATCGTCTTTCGGCTCCGGAGCTTAA
- a CDS encoding D-glycero-alpha-D-manno-heptose-1,7-bisphosphate 7-phosphatase — MRSAVFLDRDGTLIEDVGYLSSISQIKVLPRVVDGLKLLKSMGYLLIVVTNQSGVARGFFSEDFVQNVHDILGRLFKDNGVAIDAFYYCPHHPTEGFPPYNVNCDCRKPKTGMIKRAICEYDIDISNSWVIGDSLVDVQLARNAGCKGILLNRDDDLHSISKESFCDTSLYEAVKYDLFEGALYIKSDVSLRSH, encoded by the coding sequence TTGCGCTCAGCGGTTTTCCTCGATCGTGACGGCACTTTAATAGAGGATGTAGGATATCTCTCTTCTATTTCTCAAATTAAAGTCCTTCCGCGCGTTGTTGACGGCTTGAAGTTGCTCAAGTCGATGGGATATCTTTTGATTGTGGTTACGAATCAGAGTGGAGTTGCGAGAGGTTTTTTCAGCGAAGATTTTGTGCAAAATGTTCACGATATTTTAGGTAGATTATTTAAGGATAATGGCGTTGCTATCGATGCCTTTTATTATTGTCCCCACCATCCTACGGAGGGCTTCCCCCCTTACAATGTTAATTGCGATTGCAGAAAGCCCAAAACAGGGATGATAAAAAGGGCTATCTGTGAGTATGATATAGATATATCCAATTCTTGGGTAATAGGCGATTCGCTCGTAGATGTGCAACTTGCAAGAAATGCAGGGTGCAAAGGTATACTTCTCAATAGAGATGATGATCTGCATTCTATCTCAAAGGAGTCCTTTTGCGATACTTCACTATATGAAGCCGTTAAATATGATTTATTTGAGGGGGCTTTGTACATTAAATCCGATGTTTCTTTACGTTCTCATTGA